The Streptomyces sp. NBC_01268 genome window below encodes:
- a CDS encoding GAF domain-containing SpoIIE family protein phosphatase codes for MRAAVPGFGDQPGTTGLLGTALVDTVRRTGASAGVLYLLDEATQTLVLAVLCGLPEEVAWPWHRIPLDTAAPICVAVREERLVWVGSQEDMARAYPRVAASLPYRFALAATPLSGRFRRWGGLVLLWPASHPEHAGRRERGHISAEARGIAHALDQSPEPPQAPAQPHRVSLTEPHPFAVPDPHAAADYAERLPEGTLALDLEGRITFVNGAAAVLLGRAADRLLGTRPWQSLPWLDQPAVEDPYRTAVISREPVEFTALDPLDHRLRFQLYPDASGISVRITPAPAPAGDGPESARPSERAPTASPPAHTGRLYQLLHLASALTETVAVSDVVEAIAGQVLPAFGADGLVLSAAEAGRLKITGWHGYDQQSIERLDGLPLDTDVTPAGHVLSTGIPSFFAGVEELAREFPQAPALSAKRAWAFLPLLISGRPVGCCVLSYDRPHTFTADERAILTSLAGLIAQALDRARLYDAVHGLALGLQETLLPHSLPSVPGLTMAARYLPASRGMDIGGDFYDVIRLDATTVAAVIGDVQGHNVSAAALMGQVRTAVRATAGAPPDQVLAHTNRVLMDLGTDLLVSTLYARIDLAHGRTTLASAGHPPPLLHRPGQSGIVVGIDPAPPLGVDVATTYPVTRFAIPPGSTLALYTDGLVEVPGTDPDRNAIDLADHLARRHDEDVEHLIDHLLDHAWPTGRYTDDTALLLLRTTPHGSPTAPPAA; via the coding sequence ACCTGCTGGACGAGGCCACGCAGACGCTCGTCCTGGCGGTGCTGTGCGGACTCCCGGAGGAGGTGGCCTGGCCCTGGCACCGGATCCCGCTGGACACCGCCGCCCCGATCTGCGTGGCCGTCCGGGAGGAGCGCCTGGTGTGGGTCGGGTCCCAGGAGGACATGGCCCGTGCGTACCCGCGGGTCGCGGCCAGCCTGCCGTACCGCTTCGCCCTCGCGGCCACGCCGCTGTCCGGCCGCTTCCGCCGCTGGGGAGGTCTGGTCCTGCTGTGGCCGGCCTCCCACCCGGAGCACGCCGGCCGCCGCGAGCGGGGCCACATATCCGCCGAGGCCCGAGGCATCGCCCACGCCCTCGACCAGTCCCCGGAGCCGCCACAGGCGCCCGCGCAGCCCCACCGGGTGTCGCTCACGGAACCCCACCCGTTCGCGGTCCCGGACCCGCACGCGGCCGCGGACTATGCCGAGCGGCTGCCCGAGGGCACCCTGGCCCTGGACCTGGAAGGCCGGATCACGTTCGTGAACGGCGCGGCGGCCGTCCTGCTCGGCCGGGCCGCCGACCGGCTGCTGGGGACGCGGCCCTGGCAGTCCCTGCCCTGGCTGGACCAGCCCGCGGTCGAGGACCCCTACCGCACCGCCGTCATCAGCCGCGAACCGGTCGAGTTCACCGCCCTCGACCCCCTGGACCACCGGCTCCGCTTCCAGCTCTACCCGGACGCCAGCGGCATCAGCGTCCGCATCACCCCAGCCCCCGCCCCCGCCGGCGACGGGCCCGAGTCCGCCCGCCCGTCCGAACGCGCGCCCACGGCGTCCCCGCCCGCCCACACTGGCCGCCTCTACCAGCTCCTCCACCTGGCGTCCGCCCTCACCGAGACCGTGGCCGTCAGCGACGTCGTCGAAGCGATCGCCGGCCAGGTCCTGCCCGCCTTCGGCGCGGACGGCCTGGTCCTCTCCGCGGCCGAGGCGGGCCGCCTGAAGATCACCGGTTGGCACGGCTACGACCAGCAGTCCATCGAACGCCTCGACGGCCTGCCCCTGGACACCGACGTCACGCCGGCCGGGCACGTGCTGTCCACCGGCATCCCGTCCTTCTTCGCCGGAGTCGAGGAGCTGGCCCGCGAGTTCCCCCAGGCCCCCGCGCTCAGCGCCAAACGCGCCTGGGCCTTCCTGCCCCTGCTCATCTCCGGCCGCCCCGTCGGCTGCTGCGTCCTGTCCTACGACCGACCGCACACGTTCACCGCCGACGAGCGGGCCATCCTCACGTCCCTCGCCGGCCTGATCGCCCAGGCACTGGACCGGGCCCGGCTCTACGACGCCGTGCACGGCCTCGCCCTCGGCCTCCAGGAAACGCTCCTGCCGCACAGCCTGCCGTCCGTACCCGGCCTCACGATGGCCGCCCGCTACCTGCCCGCCAGCCGCGGCATGGACATCGGCGGCGACTTCTACGACGTCATCCGCCTCGACGCCACCACCGTCGCCGCCGTCATCGGCGACGTCCAAGGCCACAACGTCTCCGCCGCCGCGCTGATGGGACAGGTGCGCACGGCGGTCCGCGCCACCGCCGGCGCCCCGCCGGACCAGGTCCTGGCCCACACCAACCGCGTCCTGATGGACCTGGGCACCGACCTCCTGGTCTCCACGCTCTACGCCCGCATCGACCTCGCCCACGGGCGGACCACGCTGGCCAGTGCCGGCCACCCGCCGCCCCTCCTGCACCGGCCGGGGCAGTCGGGCATCGTCGTCGGGATCGACCCCGCGCCCCCGCTCGGCGTCGACGTCGCCACGACCTACCCCGTCACCCGCTTCGCGATCCCGCCGGGGAGCACCCTCGCGCTCTACACCGACGGACTCGTGGAGGTGCCCGGCACCGACCCCGACCGGAACGCCATCGACCTCGCCGACCACCTCGCCCGCCGACACGACGAGGACGTCGAGCACCTGATCGACCACCTCCTGGACCACGCCTGGCCCACAGGCCGCTACACCGACGACACCGCCCTGCTCCTGCTCCGCACCACCCCGCACGGGAGCCCCACAGCTCCGCCGGCCGCATGA